TATGGAGAAATGAGTTCATTTGCTTCTATAATAGCTATGTATACTGAAGtgaagtttaatatttttagctCGAGGTACCTCTTGACCCAACAAAAGAGCTATCTAGATTGATAGCCGAGCGTAAATATGAGGAGGCTTTCACTGCTGCCCTGCAAAGGAGTGATGTTGCTATTGTATCATGGTTGTGCTCTCAGGTATTGTATCAGGAGCGATGTTGCTATGCTTTCATTCAGAGTGGTTGGGATGCTATGTTAAGAGTCAAGATAACTTTTCATTCTCCACACaagatttttgtaaaaatagcTGGTATGCATTAACAGCTGCATGTGGTGTTAGTTTCAAGTAGCTTTGGGCCCATGGCTGAAGCATGTTGAACCAATTTTATGAATGATACTATATCATCAGAGGTTTCTGAAGCGAATAAGACTGATGCAAAAAGggtctcttctttctcttgcaTTGGTTCTTACTGACCTGATACGGAGTATGTTTGTTCACGCGGCTGAGCCTTTAGATGAAAACAGTTTTCACTCAATTCCATATCCTTTTTGAACGCAGAAATAGAGTcccttgttttcttttcctcccCTATAATGCTTTACCtaaaattagatatttttaactttttctttctggATGGCTAGCATTTGTGCACTTGACTCAGGAACACTTTGATTTTCATACACTATGTTCTCTAACTTGTATCTCtttgtttgttgtttgctataattcatttttcttctacCAGGTTGATTTACCTGGAATTCTGTCGATGAATCCCCTACCTTTGAGCCAAGGTGTACTCCTCTCTCTTCTACAACAGTTGGCTTGTGATATCAGCAAAGAGACCTCTCGGAAATTAACATGGATGAGGGAGGTTCTATCTGCTATAAATCCAACTGACCCAATGATTGTAGTGCATGTGCGCCCCATCTTTGAGCAAGtttatcaaatattgaatCACCATCGCAGCCTTCCAACCACAAGCGGTGCTGAACTTTCCAACATTCGCTTGATCATGCATGTCATCAACTCCATGCTTATGAGCTCTAAGTGATTCCAGTTAAAAGAATAACAGGGTCGATGGAAGGtttaaatataactatatagAAGTGAGGATGTGCAGAGCTGAAACTGTAGCTGTCTTTCCCATTCTTATCAGAGGGTGGAAATATGTTTAGAGGTCTGGGCGAACTTCAATTTTCCCATATTTAAGTTATTTGATGGGACATCTCTTGTTTATATGCAATTTTGTATGTTAAAACTTTCCTTTAGCAGGGatatttgtgtttgtgttaaattaaatatcttgGGTTACAAGTTGCAAGTTGCAACTAGAAGTTGGATGCAAATCGTTTATAATGTGGGGGTGATCTGCAGTGGGTGAAAAATTGTACGTTTCTTTCCATCTTCCCTTTGTTTTGGTCCATCATACACTCTGAGTTGCGTCTACCGACCAAATCAAACAGTTAATGATGATAGTAAATATTGCGCAGCGTCTCAAGGTTGCAGGGCTTTGCATCCAAGTTCCATTTTGAACAATGGAAATAGTGGCCAAACTGCGTTTGAATTGCTATTGTTCTTGTCCACGGAACTCTTTGTGCACCTTCATCTTGCTTTCTTCCTCCCTTTTGAATTGACCACTTAACAACATAAGATGATGGATCAAATCTTAGGACTTTGGCCGCAACGTCTGTTACAACCAGTAGTTCATTTGTCAAACTTTGTACCAGTGAAGCACTCCCCTGATATTCAAGTCAAGCAAATTAGAATCACAGACACAGagtgagaaagagagagagagatttttctGCTCGTCACGGATATGTGGTTCCACAGGCACGGATGAATGAAGTTGCGCCCTCCCCTGGATTTCACTTATTACTGATATCGCCTTTCACCAAGCCAGCTTTTTCAGCTGCAAGTTGACTGCAATAGGCCCCCcatagatattaaaatttcatataataaagatataactatatttacaatcattcttttatgatttatttacattaattaattctgtctttttcataattaaaaatcaatattgacaaataaaaagtatGAGTAGATTGggggtgtatgtataattttttaaaagatataagtgatttatataaaaatatcgatGTTTTCgattggtatatatataattgtcgAAAAAGCATCAACAGTTTTTTACAAACATAAAATAGGTTAGGAAGTATAAATAAAGTTATCCGAAATCTTAATGAATTATCAACAAATACCACAACTGGTACAGAACATTTATTTATGCTGATTGCTTTCTGTTGAAAGCAAGTATTTATTTGTCCAAGGTTTTAGAGTAGAATTATAAGTGATGGAAagtagaaagaaagaaaaatagtagATTAACATATTCTGGgttgttgtatttttcattaacatCCAACAGCAAGCTTAGTCTTTGCCCAATCACATACATTATTTTGACTAAGCGGCCAACACTAAACATGTTTCCGATTATTGGTTCCGCTCCAACCAATCACATGGGATGGATGGACCACCAGAATCTCAACTATCAACCTTTCTCTTCATATAAAACCAACAGTTAAAATCAAATAGTTTTTACATATACCTTTATGCTAGTTAGTATTTTCCcttcaaactaaaaatataaaggaaaaaaggagGAAATATAGAGCTAAATATTCACATTACAATTTCTCGCTTCCTCAGCGATTTGCCTCATGATGCATAAAACTATGGCGCCATCACCAGCACTGATCCGTTTCCCACCTCCGTGTCCGGTAAAATCTGCTCCTACTCGGACTCCCGTACCCAGATAGACCGCCAGTATTCCACCGACGTCTCGAATTAACATTCAAATTCGAGTCGTAGACCGCTCTGGCGTCAGGATCCGACAGTGTTTCATAAGCGTTCTGGATCTCGATGAAATCTCGTCCGTCCGACGTCGAGGCAACCGACGAGTCCATAAATCGCGAGGTCGCGTCGGGATGGTAAAGCTTGGCGAGCGTCCGGTACGCCGTCTTGATCTCCACCTGCGATGCGTTTTGCCTGACACGAAGGACCTCATAGAGGCTCCTCCTGTCGGCGGCGGCAGCGGGCTGCGTTACCTCGGCCATGGCGGCGCGCAGAGACATTCTGCGGTGGTGGGATTGTTGGAAGGATAAGGAAGGGAAGGTGAGGGTGAGGGTTCCCAGCATTGAATTGAAAAGGGATTAAAGATTTGGTTTGGGGGAAAGAATGTTGCGATTTGTGGAGAGAATTAAGAGATGGAGAGTTTATAACAAAGTCAGAAGGGGCGGGGAGCAGGAGTGGGGCCCAGCGCCACCTGTTTTCTCTGTGTCTGCGTGTTTGCTATGAGGGATTTATAGTGTGCTGACATTGCACATTGGATTGGGTTGATTTGCTCGGTTTCTAGAAGCTTAAGCATCCTGCTGTCGGCTCGGCTTAGCCTCTTGAGCCGTTTAATAGGCGTTTTGataaaaactattataatatatttcttttactatattcataaaattaattctatataaatagatattatttattttttggggggattattatatttctatactctaatttataatttgcttacataaatcattcttatttacgcgtaattacaaaaaccactcataacaattaaaaagtaagaatgtaataaataatgttgTGACGTCTTCGAAAGTGTATGTatagttttttcaaaaataagaataaatttgtacaaataaattaatatttttagtatgtatatttataatttttaaaaagtaagaaTAAGCTGTATAAATACAGTATAAGGTAGGCTGTTTGTGNNNNNNNNNNNNNNNNNNNNNNNNNNNNNNNNNNNNNNNNNNNNNNNGGtccatcttttttattattttattttattgaaatgtaTTCTTAATTTAGATAATTGAAAAAACCTTAATTCATcacatattttcataaaatagtcataatttcaaattaaacacacacacacatatatatatatatatatatttcatcaattacatttaaatatgaaaactttgaagcatatatagaaaatttattactaGACTATatttgatcgaatcaaaccaattacaaaataagattttctatgcaattaataatttttcttgaactgTTACCAATaacattacaaatatattatttgttatataattggttaaaatttcatttaatccaatttgaGGCTACAATTTCCCAACATACATATAGATAAGATCATAAGAATAAATGGCAACATTGATCCGTCCACGTAAGCCCAACATGTTTTAGACCCCCACACACATGTGAAGTGCCCCAATTAGGATATTTTGAGTGTGGTTTAGTCAACTTGGGCGAccaatttggaaaaataagaaacttTTGGTAAAATGCTATTTGTAGCTGAATTCGATTTTCAATCAACATTCGTAATTATCCACgtcaaatatgtataattaattaataattactgttaaaatagataaaaataattattattaaaatagacaCGTACgtatttttgggaaaaaatcttatttttggtcccatatatTAAGCCTTGTTcaattttgatctcattattttttgatttgtcTCAATTTTTAATCCTATCATCAATTATTTGACAGAAAACGTTAAAGTGCCCACGTGCTTCTTACGCAGTATATCAACTTATGCATATTGCGGGTAAATTTATACTAGGCAGGAcaaaaaagagggaaaatttgaaattatggtccgtcatcttctctcttttcttctaaCAGATCCACCTTCAATCTCTGAAAAGATGGTGTCAAGTGATTCAACTTTTACAATCAGAACTCTCATATGTTATTGTGGTAAGACAGCATGTCTAAGAACCTCATGGACAAACTCAAACCCGGGAAAAAGATTCCATCGTTGAGATGATATTACAACTGGGTGTGGATCTTTTGTGTGGAAAAACCCACCAATGTGCACAAAGTACCTGGGCTCCTTCACAAGTTGAACCAAATAGAATAAGAATTCTTGGAAATGAGGAAGAAGGTGAATTTGTTgcataaaatgaaagaagaggtgtctgaaatgaaaaagaaagtgaaTTTCTTGCATAAGTGTTCTAACAAAATCGTCATATTTTTTCCCGAACCACAAATTGCAGTTTTTGACATGAAAATTCACACTCCACATTTATCAACAGAATGTGGAGAAGAGTTAAGATGGGTTTTTGGCAGAGAAATTTCGCAGAGAAAAAGGAGATTTCAAGAGAAATTAggatttatatgtataatttttcccAAATACAGATCAAGATATACCACGTGACCACTATAACGTTTTTCGTCAAATAATTCACAATGGGACAAAATTGagatgtataaaaaaataatatcctaaaattgaaatttttataatgaatgcGATCAAAATCAAACAGGGTGTAATATATGCAAccacaaaaggaaaaaaaaaaaaaaaaaaaaagagattttCTCTAAGAGTTTCCTTTTAGCCAGTTACACTCCAACTCTGCTCTTATCGATGGAACATATACAATGTGCAAGAAATCCGGAAAGATGAGGGGCCACACACCATTACCACTAAAGTAAGTTTTGGAAATGTTATTGTTGTACTACTTTTGTAAAGTTAGatatattcatacatatatatatatatatatattattgttattattagtaaaaagGACTTCTAAAAGAACCAACTTTTGTTTGTCGCTCAATTTGCACAGAAAATATCTACTGCCATTACATATTTCTTTTGCTCTATTACAATGAGGACAAAGATTAATGGTGTTAGGTGCAATTAACAAAGACGGGCATATGAGctagttttaaaaatacagaCGAGGGTTTTTACCTATATCTCAAACACACGGGAGtttttagttgaatttttaaatataggaGGGATTTTTACAGAGCTCGAATTTACAAACTTTTCTTTGTGAGACGTTAACTTTGTCAAGGGCAACTGTATAATTCAAGTCAGTAGTCagcataaaaattaaaatttttctaaacccacattttgaaatagtttaaattaagtaatgatattaatatagGATGTAGTACTCATTCTTTGACTCTATAATggctttttttcttctttttcaggtAGAAAGTTGTTATACATTATTAAGtattacacaaacacaaacaaaatcaattgaaCAAAGAAGCATGctgctaatattttatatatgtgaaaaaaaaaatctataagtATATTAATGCCACATATGTGGTGAGGGTGGTGGGGTTCAcaaaatactttaattttaatttcaaaattattatctcgTGCTTGattggaaaattaaataaatagggGGTCTGATTTTCacttatgtataaatatttatttatttttgtaatggtttttattttttttacttaaagaAGTTATATAAAATGACTTTGGTGGTAAgaaaatgttgaattttaGTAGCAATTCAAGAGGTTGTGATACCAAAATCGTGTTTTTCACTTCTTAGATAATTTGGAAATTTCTCAATAAATTTTGGAACTTTAACGATCATCATCTTTTATGTATGAAATTCActgaatattttcaaataatattccaaaaaaaaaaaaaataaattttaaactcaGTAAAAACCACTcgaataattcatatttttatatagttaaaGATTACTATTTGGATATCTTCAATTCTTTTAGtctgtcatttttttatatatatttaaaattattttattaatttttatttttctctcttatcTCATCTGTCCATTTTCCTCTCTCGTCAACTCTCACATCTGTTTTTCTTCTCACTCTTCTTGAaaaattctcataattttttttaatgtatttttctaatatttttttttacgtatttgattaatataatattaattttttaaaaagtaataaatgttttagatttaaaattaattttgtgtacttatatat
This genomic window from Sesamum indicum cultivar Zhongzhi No. 13 linkage group LG12, S_indicum_v1.0, whole genome shotgun sequence contains:
- the LOC105175170 gene encoding dnaJ protein ERDJ3B; this translates as MSLRAAMAEVTQPAAAADRRSLYEVLRVRQNASQVEIKTAYRTLAKLYHPDATSRFMDSSVASTSDGRDFIEIQNAYETLSDPDARAVYDSNLNVNSRRRWNTGGLSGYGSPSRSRFYRTRSQLAAEKAGLGSASLVQSLTNELLVVTDVAAKVLRFDPSSYVVKWSIQKGGRKQDEGAQRVPWTRTIAIQTQFGHYFHCSKWNLDAKPCNLETLRNIYYHH